The Candidatus Hydrogenisulfobacillus filiaventi sequence CCACCGGGCAGGAGCGCCATCACACGGTCGCCGGGGGACCACGCCGTCACCCCCGGCCCCACCGCCTCCACCACTCCGGCGCATTCCAGGCCGGGGACGGGATAGGCCGGCGGGGGCGCGGGCGGCGGGTAGCGGCCTGCCCGTTCCAGCAGGTCGGCACGGTTAACCCCGGCCGCCGCCACCCGGATTTGGATCTCCCCCGGTCCCGGCCGGGGATCGGGCACGGTGGCCAGGGACAGGACCTCGGGACCGCCTTGACCGGTCAGCACCACCGCCAGCATGAGCGCCCTCCCTCCCGGCCAGCAACGCAGCCGGCCTACCGTGTCCATTGTAGCCGGGCCGGCCGGGGGACGGAGGCTTGCGCCGGACCCGGTTTGGGCCGATACTGGGGCAGGCGAAGGCCGCCGGAGGGGAGCAGGGACATGCGGGTGCTCATCTGTCATCGCATCGCGCCCACGGTGGTGGAGGCCATCCGGCAGGCGGGCCACGAGGTGGTGCAGTGGACCGGACCCGGCCCCATCCCCCCTGGGCGCCTGGCGGCCGAGCTCCGCCAGGCGGACGCCGCCCTCACCATGCTCACCGACCGCATCGACGGGCGGATGCTGGAGGGGGCGGAGCGGCTGCGGGTGGTGGCCAACGTGGCGGTGGGCTTTGACAACCTCGACCTGGCGGCCTTGGCCGCGCATGGGGGGGCGGCCACCAACACCCCCGACGTGCTGACCGAGGCCACGGCCGAACTGGCCCTGGCCTTGCTGCTGCTGGTGATGCGCGACCTGCCAGCGTCCATGGACGCCTTGCGCGGGGGCCGTTGGCAGGGCTGGGAGCCGGATGCCTTCCTGGGACGGGAGCTCGCCGGCAAGACGCTGGGCATCGTGGGATACGGCCGCATCGGCGCGGCGGTAGCCCGGCGGGCGGCGGCCTTCGGCATGCATATCCTGGCCGCCGGCCCCCACCCCCGGACCCTGGCGGAGGGACGCTGGGCGCCGCTGGAGGAGCTGCTGGCCGCCAGCGACGCCGTCAGCGTGCATACCCCCCTCACCCCGGCCACCTACCACCTGTTCAACCGGGACACCTTCGCCCGCATGCGCCCCGGGTCCTATTTCGTCAACACCGCCCGCGGGGCGGTGGTGGACACCGGGGCCCTGCTGGAGGCCCTGGACAGCGGCCGTCTGGCCGGGGCGGCCCTGGACGTGTTCGAGGTGGAGCCGCTGCCGCCGGGACACCCGCTCCTGGCTCATCCGCGGGTGGTGCTCACCCCGCACGTGGGGTCGGCCACGGTCGAGACCCGCACCCGCATGGCCGAGCGCGCCTGGCGGAACGTGGAGGCGGTCTTCCGGGGGGAGGCGCCCCCCGACTGGCTCAATCCGCCGGAACGGTTTCCGGCATGAGGGAATGACGAGGAGGCAACGCAATGGGCCTTTTGGACGGCCGGCGCGCCGTGGTGACAGGCGTGGCCAATAAGCGCAGCATCGCCTGGGGGATCGCGAAGGCGTTGGACCGCGAAGGGGTGGACCTGATCCTGACTTATCAACTGGAGCGTTTCCGCGAGAATATCGAGGAGCTGGTCCCGGAGCTCAGCCGGCCGCCGGCAGCGGTGCTGCCGCTGGATGTGTCGGACGACGGCTCCCTTTCCGCCTTCGGGGACCACGTGCAGGCCCTCTGGAACCGGGTGGACGTGCTGGTGCATGCCATCGCCTACGCCCGCCGCGAGGACCTGGAAGGGCGCTACGTCGACGTCAGCCGGGACGGCTTTCGCCTGGCCCTCGAGGTCAGCGCCTTCTCCCTCACCGCCCTGGTGCGGGCCCTGCTGCCGCTGCTGGAACAGTCGGAGAGTGCCAGCGTCATGACCCTGACCTACAACGGGTCCGAACGGGTGATGCCCAGCTATAACATCATGGGGGTGGCCAAGGCCGCCCTGGAGTCCTCCGTCCGCTACCTGGCCTGGGACCTCGGCGCCAGCCGTATCCGCGTCAACGCCATTTCCGCCGGCCCCATCCGCACCCTGGCCTCCTCGGGGGTGAAGGGGCTGTCGGCCTTCCTCGGCACGATTCCTGAACGGGCCCCTCTGCACGAGAACATCACCGCCGACGATGTGGGCAATGCGGCGGTCTTCCTGGCCGGGGACTGGTCCCGGCACGTGACCGGCCAGATCCTGTTCGTGGATAGCGGCCTCAATATCATGGGGACGTAAAGGCCGCTTTCCCCCGAACGCGCCGGCCGGGTGCCTCGAAAGGGCACCCGGCCGGTCGTGCACTAGAAGGATGATAGCGGGAATCGGCTTAGGCGGCGTTACGGCCGCTGGACGGCTTGCCGGTCGTGGCGGTTCCCACCTGCCAGAGGCCCAGCACCAGCGTCAGCGCACCCACCACCAGGGTGAACCACAGCACCGCGACGTGCGAGGACAGCCCGTACAAC is a genomic window containing:
- the gyaR gene encoding Glyoxylate reductase, which encodes MRVLICHRIAPTVVEAIRQAGHEVVQWTGPGPIPPGRLAAELRQADAALTMLTDRIDGRMLEGAERLRVVANVAVGFDNLDLAALAAHGGAATNTPDVLTEATAELALALLLLVMRDLPASMDALRGGRWQGWEPDAFLGRELAGKTLGIVGYGRIGAAVARRAAAFGMHILAAGPHPRTLAEGRWAPLEELLAASDAVSVHTPLTPATYHLFNRDTFARMRPGSYFVNTARGAVVDTGALLEALDSGRLAGAALDVFEVEPLPPGHPLLAHPRVVLTPHVGSATVETRTRMAERAWRNVEAVFRGEAPPDWLNPPERFPA
- the fabI gene encoding Enoyl-[acyl-carrier-protein] reductase [NADH] FabI, which encodes MGLLDGRRAVVTGVANKRSIAWGIAKALDREGVDLILTYQLERFRENIEELVPELSRPPAAVLPLDVSDDGSLSAFGDHVQALWNRVDVLVHAIAYARREDLEGRYVDVSRDGFRLALEVSAFSLTALVRALLPLLEQSESASVMTLTYNGSERVMPSYNIMGVAKAALESSVRYLAWDLGASRIRVNAISAGPIRTLASSGVKGLSAFLGTIPERAPLHENITADDVGNAAVFLAGDWSRHVTGQILFVDSGLNIMGT